The following DNA comes from Ignavibacteriales bacterium.
TACTTTGAAGATAACTATGCCAAAAACAACGGCGGCTGGGACACGAGCACTGTCTCAACGAAAGAAGACCGGGAACGGTTTCTTGACTTGCTTGTCAATTTCAAGCTAAAAGTAAAAGAAGCATATGCTCAGGGGCTTGAGAAAGATTCTGCTGTTATTAGTGAAATGGAAACCTATAACACTTCTGTGGCTCAGTCTTATATGATTGAGAAAGAAATTATAGACCAGGGTGTGCGGCGAATGTATGACAAGAAAAAAGATGAGGTGCGCGCCAGTCATATAATCTTTCGCCTTAAACCTAATGCAAAGCCTGATGACACACTAATGGCATATATACGCGCAAAGAATGTTATCGAACAAATCCCAACTGTCCCTTTTGATTCGCTTGCAATTCGATATTCGGAAGATCCAACCGTGAAAACCAATTACGGTGACGTAGGGTTCTTTTCCGGCGGCAAAATGGTGCCGGAGTTCGAAGATGCGTGTTATTCAATGATGCCTGGTGAGTATACTAAAACTCCGGTTCGAACACAGTACGGGTATCATGTCATTAAAGTAACGGGTCGCCAGCCGAACTCCGGTTCGGTGCGCATCACTCATCTCCTTGTGCGTTTTAATCAAGGGTTGACGGATACCGCCGCAGTACGTGATACCGTTTGGATGATCTACCGCAAACTTAAAAGCGGGGCAAGTTTTATAGATATGTTACACAAGTACAGCCAGGATCCGCGAAGCGTACCCAACCAGGGCGACATCGGTTTCTATGAACGCGGTCGGGTTCCGCAAAATGTTGCAGATGTATTTTTTAAGTTAAATGTCGATTCAATTTCCGAACCGATCCGTTTCAACTACGGGTATCACATTTTCAAATGTACAGAGAAAAAGGGATTACCATCGTTTGCGGATATGCAAAATGACTTGAAGGAACAGTACAAACAATTACGGTACCAATACGATTACGATAACTATGTGCGGAGATTGAAAGCGCAGTACCATGTGAGTATTGATTCTTCGGTCGCACGCAAACTAATTTCATCGTTGGATACAACCAAGCTATCCGGCAATGAAGGATGGAAAGATACACTTTCACTCGAAATTTTGAAAATGACACTTATCCACAGCACAGAACGTTCGTTCACGGTAAATGATTTTGCAGACAAGGTTCTCGCGACGAACGATTTCAAGAGCTATGTGTTAACGCCTGATAATATTTGGCTGCTCACGAATAAAATGCTTGATATTGTGGCGCTCGATGAACATGCACGGCATGCCGTGGACAAATATCCGTTGCTGGCAAATCTTCTTAAGGACTATAAAGAAGGAATTCTTCTCTATCGTATTGAACAAGACGAAGTATGGAAGAAAGTGATGGTGAATGATTCACTGCTGAAAGAATATTACAATGCGCATAAAGAAGAATATCGCTGGCCGGAACGTGTCAACTTTGCCGAAATATATACTGTATCGGATAGCTTAGCAAAGGCGGCATACTGGAAGGTGCAGTATGGTGAAAACTTTCTGGATGTCGCGCAAGAATACACAAATCGTACAGGGTATCAGGAGAAAAAAGGTGTGTGGGGCTTTCAGCCCTTTGCAGCAAACGATTTATCGCGTAAAGCCTCAACAATGGCCATGGACAGCGTGTCCGAACCATTTAGATATAAATCGGGCTGGTCAATTGTTAAAACGCTTGCCATAGACAGCGCGC
Coding sequences within:
- a CDS encoding peptidylprolyl isomerase, which codes for MTHKLIFGISLIPILLLFGCGASNPTIATIGDEKLTLNYFEDNYAKNNGGWDTSTVSTKEDRERFLDLLVNFKLKVKEAYAQGLEKDSAVISEMETYNTSVAQSYMIEKEIIDQGVRRMYDKKKDEVRASHIIFRLKPNAKPDDTLMAYIRAKNVIEQIPTVPFDSLAIRYSEDPTVKTNYGDVGFFSGGKMVPEFEDACYSMMPGEYTKTPVRTQYGYHVIKVTGRQPNSGSVRITHLLVRFNQGLTDTAAVRDTVWMIYRKLKSGASFIDMLHKYSQDPRSVPNQGDIGFYERGRVPQNVADVFFKLNVDSISEPIRFNYGYHIFKCTEKKGLPSFADMQNDLKEQYKQLRYQYDYDNYVRRLKAQYHVSIDSSVARKLISSLDTTKLSGNEGWKDTLSLEILKMTLIHSTERSFTVNDFADKVLATNDFKSYVLTPDNIWLLTNKMLDIVALDEHARHAVDKYPLLANLLKDYKEGILLYRIEQDEVWKKVMVNDSLLKEYYNAHKEEYRWPERVNFAEIYTVSDSLAKAAYWKVQYGENFLDVAQEYTNRTGYQEKKGVWGFQPFAANDLSRKASTMAMDSVSEPFRYKSGWSIVKTLAIDSAHVKSFEDATPEVASGYQEAASKQREQDWTVALKKKFPVTINKEALSEAFKRKRVESQ